From the Anolis sagrei isolate rAnoSag1 chromosome 12, rAnoSag1.mat, whole genome shotgun sequence genome, one window contains:
- the CDC42EP2 gene encoding cdc42 effector protein 2, translating into MSTAKVPIYLKRGSRRGKKEKLRDILSSDMISPPLGDFRHTIHIGSGGENDMFGDISFLQGKFHLLPRSESNLSEDGGGHYVVPFEFSRTSTISGYDPQSLEIPSPLLKNAISLPVIGGLQALTLPSAQAPPKPPRLHLDDKTPVAPQILDPEPNPTNGTRTPEPPAVANGKCVAPLNGFTEEGDKDEAVILSHAGSLLSLHVDLGPSILDDVLQVMDKHQTEEVAAPLRDSDRQQLLT; encoded by the coding sequence ATGTCCACCGCCAAAGTGCCTATTTACCTGAAACGGGGAAGCCGCCGGGGGAAGAAGGAGAAACTCCGCGACATCCTCTCTTCGGACATGATCAGCCCGCCGCTGGGGGACTTCCGGCACACGATCCACATCGGGAGCGGTGGGGAGAACGACATGTTTGGGGACATTTCCTTCCTCCAAGGGAAGTTCCACCTCCTGCCGCGGTCTGAGAGCAATCTGAGTGAAGACGGAGGCGGACATTACGTGGTGCCCTTTGAGTTCTCCCGCACCTCCACCATCTCCGGTTACGACCCACAGTCGTTGGAGATCCCCTCGCCGCTCCTGAAGAATGCCATCTCTCTCCCGGTCATCGGTGGGCTGCAAGCCTTGACCTTGCCTTCTGCTCAAGCTCCGCCAAAACCTCCCCGCCTCCATCTCGATGACAAGACTCCGGTGGCCCCACAAATACTGGACCCTGAGCCGAACCCAACCAACGGCACTCGGACTCCGGAGCCGCCGGCTGTGGCTAACGGCAAGTGTGTAGCTCCTTTGAACGGCTTCACCGAAGAAGGGGACAAAGATGAGGCCGTCATCCTGTCTCACGCTGGGTCACTCCTCTCCCTCCACGTGGATTTGGGGCCCTCGATTCTGGACGACGTCCTCCAGGTGATGGACAAACATCAAACCGAGGAGGTGGCCGCTCCGTTACGGGATTCCGACCGGCAACAACTTCTGACGTGA